The Patescibacteria group bacterium genome window below encodes:
- a CDS encoding rod shape-determining protein codes for MFIKRIGIDLGTTYTLVHVPRRGIVINEPSVVAISMSDKKILAVGNEAKDMVGRTPGNIMAIKPLKDGVIADYHTTEAMIRYFINKALSGVRLFRPEVMVAVPAGITSTERRAVIDATIAAGAKAAYIIKEPIAAAIGADIPIGSASGHMIVDIGGGTAEMAVISLGGVVTSTSVRVGGTKFDNSIMDYVRRKYNLVIGERTAEEAKITIGSALYLEDKLTMETRGRDVITGLPRTIMISSDDITEAIQNELEAIIQAAKNVLRETPPELASDIMDKGMVLSGGSSLLRNLDQLLYRTTDVPAYVADDALLCVAKGTGIALENLDSYKRSIFATK; via the coding sequence ATGTTTATTAAAAGAATAGGTATTGACCTAGGTACTACCTACACCTTAGTACATGTACCAAGACGTGGTATTGTGATTAACGAACCGTCGGTGGTGGCAATTTCCATGAGTGATAAAAAAATCCTGGCTGTTGGTAATGAAGCTAAGGATATGGTTGGACGTACTCCTGGTAATATTATGGCCATTAAGCCTCTTAAGGATGGAGTAATTGCTGATTACCATACTACTGAAGCCATGATCAGGTATTTTATCAACAAAGCTTTATCTGGTGTGCGTCTTTTTCGTCCTGAAGTAATGGTCGCTGTGCCGGCGGGTATTACCTCCACCGAACGTCGGGCGGTTATTGACGCTACTATTGCGGCTGGTGCCAAAGCCGCTTACATTATTAAAGAACCGATTGCAGCAGCTATTGGAGCGGATATTCCGATCGGCTCAGCCTCCGGGCATATGATTGTGGACATTGGCGGTGGTACGGCTGAAATGGCGGTTATTTCTTTGGGAGGTGTGGTTACTTCAACTTCGGTTAGAGTCGGTGGTACTAAATTTGATAACTCCATAATGGATTATGTGAGACGTAAATATAATTTGGTAATTGGGGAACGTACTGCCGAAGAAGCTAAGATTACGATTGGCAGTGCCCTGTATTTGGAAGATAAATTAACCATGGAAACTCGCGGGCGTGATGTAATTACCGGTTTACCCCGAACCATTATGATTTCCTCAGACGATATTACTGAGGCTATTCAAAACGAACTTGAAGCGATTATCCAAGCGGCTAAGAATGTTTTAAGAGAAACTCCTCCGGAACTTGCCTCAGATATTATGGATAAAGGTATGGTTTTGTCTGGCGGTAGCTCATTATTACGTAACCTTGACCAACTCCTTTACCGTACTACCGACGTTCCGGCCTATGTAGCTGATGATGCCCTACTTTGTGTAGCCAAAGGAACAGGCATTGCCCTTGAGAACCTTGATTCATACAAGCGCAGTATTTTTGCTACTAAGTAA
- a CDS encoding glycosyltransferase, whose amino-acid sequence MKFCLINNLYGPYAKGGAEKVIEKIKNELLLEGHEVIIVSTRPWFKKPQESQESPGHYYLRSLYHHLGRLPKVFRLFYHVLSFLNIFVYLKLFFLIKKHKVSVLWTNNLTGLGPWVFKLAGHVKDHLHTVHDIQLLHPSGLLLFKQEKLLNSLASKIFRFLNKQFISIKTRVIFPSEWIRDLHLDKGLFKNSLNLTLANPIKINKDYALDSNKIVNDSKEITFLYVGQIERHKGIEILLQAFCELEHDAISLKIAGQGGMKDYLSSRYNDQRIKWLGQLESKKVNELMKEANCLIVPSLCYENQPTVILEARAFNLPVLASCLGGTNELLKQSFLFKPTKEDLKRALNDFLNNPNKENISCYLDQELFETKEYLEKVLDLLVID is encoded by the coding sequence ATGAAATTTTGTTTGATTAATAACCTATATGGCCCTTACGCTAAGGGTGGAGCGGAGAAAGTGATAGAAAAAATTAAGAATGAGCTTCTTTTAGAAGGCCATGAAGTAATAATTGTCTCCACTCGTCCTTGGTTTAAAAAACCCCAAGAATCTCAAGAATCTCCTGGACATTATTACTTAAGAAGTCTTTATCATCATCTAGGTCGCTTACCCAAGGTTTTTCGTCTTTTTTATCATGTCTTGTCTTTTTTAAATATTTTCGTTTACCTTAAGTTGTTTTTTCTGATCAAAAAGCATAAGGTTAGTGTTCTTTGGACTAATAACTTAACAGGACTTGGGCCTTGGGTTTTTAAGTTAGCGGGACATGTTAAGGATCATCTTCATACAGTGCATGACATACAATTACTTCACCCTTCCGGCCTTTTATTATTTAAACAAGAAAAGCTTCTTAATTCTTTGGCTTCAAAGATTTTTCGTTTCCTTAACAAGCAATTTATTTCAATTAAAACCAGGGTTATTTTTCCCTCAGAATGGATTCGGGATCTTCATTTAGATAAAGGTCTTTTTAAGAACAGTTTAAATCTAACTTTAGCTAACCCAATTAAAATTAACAAAGATTATGCTTTAGATAGTAATAAGATAGTTAATGACAGTAAAGAAATAACTTTTTTATATGTCGGGCAAATTGAAAGACATAAGGGGATAGAGATCTTATTACAGGCTTTTTGTGAGCTTGAGCATGACGCTATTAGTCTAAAAATTGCCGGACAAGGAGGAATGAAAGATTATCTTAGTAGTAGATATAATGATCAAAGAATTAAATGGTTGGGTCAGCTAGAAAGTAAAAAAGTTAATGAGTTAATGAAAGAAGCGAATTGTCTTATTGTGCCTTCTCTTTGTTATGAGAATCAGCCAACGGTTATTTTAGAGGCTAGAGCTTTTAATTTGCCGGTCTTAGCTTCTTGTTTAGGCGGGACAAACGAATTACTTAAGCAAAGTTTTTTATTTAAACCAACCAAGGAGGATCTTAAAAGAGCTCTAAACGATTTTCTTAATAACCCAAATAAAGAAAATATTAGTTGTTATCTTGATCAGGAGTTATTTGAAACAAAAGAATATCTTGAGAAAGTTCTTGATCTTTTGGTTATTGATTAA
- a CDS encoding GDP-mannose 4,6-dehydratase: MYNSQPIFDKKNVLIIGGAGFMGSHLCEELVGDAKVICVDNFSSGFEYNIDHLLANPDFRFIRHDMSDPLDLDSLSELEPFRIKFQGVQEIYNLACPTAPTHFEQNRIANLLANSYVVKNALDLAIKYQAKFMHFSSSVVYGSRDSENNLVSEEDNGSVDMLSERASYDEGKRFSETMVKTYKDVYGLDCKIVRLFRAYGPRMPLDKGHLLSDFISNALDGKDLIVEGDADFCSSFCYVSDCLDAIIKFMETEHFGPINVGSDQDVNVTDLANKVIDKIGSNSKISYLKPHVFISPLKLPDIRRAKELLDWMPLVTLDNGLDKTIQELRVNKSTKRMGF; encoded by the coding sequence ATGTATAATAGTCAGCCGATTTTTGATAAAAAAAACGTTTTAATTATTGGGGGTGCGGGTTTTATGGGCTCCCATCTTTGTGAAGAGTTAGTGGGCGATGCCAAGGTTATCTGCGTGGATAACTTTTCTTCTGGTTTTGAATATAATATAGATCACCTATTAGCTAATCCGGATTTTCGTTTTATTAGGCACGATATGAGCGATCCCTTGGATCTTGATAGCTTATCTGAACTTGAACCCTTTAGGATTAAGTTCCAAGGAGTACAAGAGATTTATAATTTGGCTTGTCCAACTGCCCCGACTCATTTTGAACAAAACCGCATAGCTAATTTACTAGCCAATTCTTATGTAGTTAAAAACGCCCTTGATTTGGCAATTAAGTATCAGGCTAAGTTTATGCACTTTTCTTCTTCGGTGGTTTATGGTTCCAGAGACAGTGAAAATAATTTAGTTAGCGAAGAAGATAATGGTTCAGTGGACATGCTTTCCGAGCGAGCTTCTTATGATGAAGGTAAGCGCTTTTCCGAAACCATGGTAAAAACCTATAAAGATGTTTATGGTCTTGATTGTAAGATTGTGAGGCTTTTTAGAGCCTATGGTCCTCGTATGCCGCTTGATAAAGGACATCTTCTATCGGATTTTATCAGTAACGCTTTGGATGGTAAGGATTTGATCGTTGAGGGAGATGCGGATTTTTGTTCTTCTTTTTGTTATGTCTCGGATTGCTTGGACGCTATTATTAAATTCATGGAAACAGAACACTTTGGCCCGATCAACGTAGGTTCAGATCAAGATGTTAATGTTACGGACTTAGCTAATAAGGTTATAGATAAAATAGGTTCAAATTCAAAAATCTCCTATCTTAAACCTCATGTTTTTATTAGCCCATTAAAACTACCGGATATTAGGCGAGCTAAAGAACTTTTAGATTGGATGCCTTTGGTAACCTTGGATAATGGTTTGGATAAGACTATTCAGGAGTTAAGGGTTAATAAGAGTACTAAGCGTATGGGTTTTTAG
- a CDS encoding DUF2304 domain-containing protein: MLQELIALLVIVGFIFRLSWQYHRGLVPKSQLVFWLVFWLSAIIAILNLKKLDALAESLGFSSSGIELLLYAAIAVIFYALFRLRLKTEKMEESITVLTRALAFKQIKEKTKEQKEKNNEGVERTNEQVEKTNQEINNSDKQSL; encoded by the coding sequence ATGCTTCAGGAACTTATTGCACTTTTAGTGATTGTTGGGTTTATTTTCCGTTTAAGCTGGCAGTATCACCGAGGATTGGTTCCTAAATCCCAACTGGTGTTTTGGCTAGTTTTTTGGTTATCTGCTATTATTGCCATTCTGAACCTAAAAAAATTAGACGCTTTGGCCGAAAGCTTGGGTTTTTCTAGCTCTGGTATTGAACTGCTTTTATACGCTGCCATAGCTGTTATCTTTTATGCTTTATTCAGATTACGTTTAAAGACTGAAAAAATGGAAGAAAGTATTACTGTTTTAACTCGGGCTTTGGCTTTTAAACAAATTAAGGAAAAGACTAAAGAGCAAAAAGAAAAAAACAATGAAGGAGTAGAAAGAACAAACGAACAAGTAGAAAAAACTAACCAGGAAATTAATAATTCAGACAAGCAGTCATTATAA
- a CDS encoding glycosyltransferase family 1 protein, with protein sequence MLIGIDASRANRLEKTGTEWYSYHLIRALAAMDSKNSYVLYSDKPLVGGLLNLGPRQGFEDEENIKIKGGRQIIKSPHNNFSAQILGWPFKNFWTLGRLSWEMLLRPPDVLFIPAHTLPLIYPKRSVVTIHDLAYLYHKKVYEKASSGFNYDLKHLIWSTKRALKKTWRLITVSETTKKDILKEYASEKRSLLAPEVLEKKIKVVHHGYEKEIYFKASQKPLLPSLKQRFNLKKPYLAYLGRVEEKKGIVVLVKALALLRQYSEFKDLELCLIGKAGSGFEEIRKKISELKLGKVIHLTGWLEEEEAASLLAHSQAFVYPSLYEGFGLPILQAMAAGVPVVASRAGAIPEVAQEAAVLFTSQNEEELKESLLKILSDKEFRETMIKKGLVRSQAFSWERCAMETLRVLEG encoded by the coding sequence ATGTTAATCGGCATTGACGCCTCGCGAGCTAATCGTTTGGAAAAGACCGGTACAGAATGGTATTCTTATCATCTTATCAGAGCCTTGGCCGCTATGGACTCTAAAAACTCTTATGTGCTTTATTCGGACAAGCCCTTGGTTGGTGGTCTTCTTAATCTTGGGCCAAGACAGGGTTTTGAAGATGAAGAGAATATAAAAATTAAAGGCGGTAGACAGATAATTAAAAGTCCTCATAATAATTTCTCCGCTCAAATTCTCGGTTGGCCTTTTAAAAACTTTTGGACCTTAGGGCGTTTGTCTTGGGAGATGCTTCTTCGACCACCCGATGTCTTATTTATACCGGCCCATACTTTGCCTTTAATTTATCCTAAACGTTCGGTGGTAACAATTCATGATTTGGCTTATCTTTATCATAAAAAGGTTTATGAAAAAGCTTCCAGTGGTTTTAATTATGATTTAAAACATCTTATCTGGTCCACTAAGAGAGCTTTAAAAAAAACTTGGCGGCTTATTACGGTTTCTGAAACCACCAAAAAAGATATCTTAAAAGAATATGCCTCCGAGAAGAGATCTTTATTAGCTCCGGAAGTTTTAGAAAAAAAGATTAAAGTTGTTCATCATGGCTATGAAAAAGAAATTTATTTTAAAGCCTCACAAAAACCTTTATTACCTTCTTTAAAACAACGTTTTAATCTTAAAAAACCTTATTTAGCTTATCTTGGAAGAGTGGAAGAGAAAAAGGGGATTGTTGTTTTGGTTAAAGCTTTGGCTTTATTAAGACAATACAGTGAATTTAAAGATTTAGAGCTCTGTTTAATTGGGAAAGCCGGATCAGGTTTTGAAGAGATTAGAAAAAAGATAAGTGAACTTAAACTAGGCAAAGTGATTCATTTAACTGGCTGGTTAGAAGAGGAGGAGGCTGCTTCTCTTTTGGCTCATTCACAGGCTTTTGTTTATCCTTCATTATATGAAGGCTTTGGCCTACCAATTTTACAAGCCATGGCGGCCGGGGTACCGGTAGTGGCTTCACGTGCCGGGGCCATCCCTGAAGTTGCCCAAGAAGCTGCAGTATTATTTACTTCTCAAAATGAAGAAGAATTAAAAGAGTCTTTACTTAAAATCTTGAGTGATAAAGAATTTAGAGAAACAATGATTAAAAAAGGCTTAGTGCGTTCACAAGCCTTTAGCTGGGAAAGATGTGCTATGGAAACCTTAAGAGTTTTAGAAGGCTAA
- a CDS encoding glycosyltransferase family 4 protein, with protein sequence MKIAHIISTFPPYKGGMGNSARQFALEIARLGHDVTVFTPACDNKLPRHERLAPGVELLRLPILFSIGNGSVMPSVMKHLKKFDVVHLHYPFYGGAEYVMIYLIFRRLFFRQPKLVVHYHMDTVSGGLKGVIFRLYRLTVLPILIRLADLVTCASSDYIKHSHLQDYYKAQPQKFLQVPFGVDTNHFSLPKEKDETVKEIVFVGGMDKQHNFKGIPELISAFARVKKDYPEARLTLIGRGDRKVDYLSLAETFELGDSLVIRDDIVNSELPHFYAKATVSVLPSINRAEAFGLVLLEAMACGTPVIAANLPGVRSVFRNNEHGWLVQPGNIDDLAAKLKNALKDTVLTASLGRKARAWVEEEYSWQKVGQELEAAYYRALNVPKPLPPKADEEIFDEDED encoded by the coding sequence ATGAAGATAGCGCATATTATATCAACCTTCCCTCCGTATAAAGGCGGTATGGGTAATAGTGCCCGGCAGTTTGCTTTGGAAATTGCCAGGCTTGGTCATGATGTTACGGTTTTTACCCCGGCTTGTGATAATAAATTACCAAGGCATGAAAGACTGGCGCCAGGCGTGGAGCTTTTAAGATTGCCTATTTTATTTTCCATTGGTAATGGTTCGGTTATGCCTTCGGTAATGAAGCATTTAAAAAAGTTTGATGTTGTGCATTTACATTATCCTTTCTACGGGGGCGCTGAATACGTTATGATTTATTTGATTTTTCGCCGATTATTTTTTCGCCAACCCAAGTTAGTTGTTCATTATCACATGGATACAGTTAGCGGGGGACTTAAAGGGGTGATTTTTCGTCTTTATCGTTTAACGGTGTTACCTATCTTAATTCGTTTGGCCGATCTGGTAACTTGTGCTTCTTCTGATTATATTAAACATTCTCACCTTCAAGATTATTACAAAGCCCAGCCGCAGAAGTTCTTACAAGTACCCTTTGGAGTGGACACCAACCATTTTTCTTTACCCAAAGAAAAAGATGAGACAGTTAAAGAGATTGTCTTTGTCGGGGGTATGGATAAACAACATAACTTTAAAGGCATACCTGAGCTTATCTCAGCCTTTGCTCGTGTAAAAAAAGATTATCCCGAGGCTCGCCTTACGCTAATTGGACGAGGGGACAGGAAGGTAGATTATTTGTCTTTGGCTGAAACTTTTGAACTTGGAGATTCTTTGGTTATTAGGGATGATATTGTTAACTCCGAGTTGCCTCATTTTTATGCAAAAGCGACGGTTTCGGTTTTGCCTTCCATTAACCGAGCTGAAGCTTTTGGTTTAGTATTATTGGAAGCCATGGCTTGCGGTACTCCGGTAATTGCCGCCAATTTACCGGGAGTGAGAAGTGTTTTTAGAAATAATGAACATGGATGGTTGGTACAGCCTGGGAATATAGACGACTTAGCGGCTAAATTAAAAAACGCTTTGAAAGATACTGTTTTAACCGCTTCATTGGGCCGCAAAGCCAGAGCTTGGGTTGAGGAAGAGTATAGCTGGCAAAAGGTTGGACAAGAGCTGGAGGCGGCTTATTATCGCGCTCTTAACGTACCTAAACCCCTGCCCCCTAAAGCAGATGAGGAGATTTTTGATGAAGACGAGGATTAA
- a CDS encoding S8 family peptidase: MRKFLYNLFCLLLFILIFPLSIKAADYRADSVMVKYKGENELVLLKLKNETVEQALRRLRNDPRVSLAEPNYLYRAGLTPSDTNISNQWYLKRIAAFEAWEINYKAEDVVVAVIDSGVQISHPDIRSNLWLNHRETISGTDSDNNGYVDDIHGWDFVNNVNDPSPKFTEGFTEAGITHGTAVAGIIGATGDNSQGVAGLSWQVRLMALKALDDQGNGDTFTVIEALNYAIDHGAHIINLSFVGGGYSQLMVDVLKRAKEKGIIVLAPAGNELINGQGVNLNQNPNYPVCYKDENGEPLVFGVAATNGLDIKTSFSGYGSDCIAISAPGVSFYSTAVYAPERSAAGSFFNQYYDGYWSGTSMAVPVVSGSLALVMGTNPSLSGTEALKILIETADGIDHLNPDYVNQLGSGRINVFQAVLEAYFRLQQSEALLAVAPGAGAEPFITVFDPTGQARLRFLAFAREFKDGVEIAVGDVDGDGEDDIIVAPSGNKEAEIRIFSAQGDFKGNFLALPPTYRGGVSLAIIDRGRFDGKKEIVVAASGPGFAPEVRFFTHDGVMTDAWRAYDDSFNSGISLSVGNIIGLSGEEIVTVPAGGKVAEVKVFSAKGFLHSRFVAERKEEETGWRVAALDVDGSARRFNAEIILSRRAGEPIVTVADFRGIVRQQWRAYREPFSGEVMIGGADLNNNGYLDLIASPPYGGDAHIAFFNNQGNFQGSFYAFEPTFAKGATFAVLLNKEL, encoded by the coding sequence ATGAGAAAATTTTTATACAATTTATTCTGTTTACTGCTTTTTATCCTAATTTTTCCCCTGTCCATTAAAGCGGCAGATTACCGGGCTGATTCGGTTATGGTTAAATATAAAGGGGAAAATGAGCTTGTTTTATTAAAGCTTAAAAATGAAACCGTTGAGCAAGCTTTAAGGCGCCTGCGTAATGATCCAAGAGTTTCTTTGGCTGAACCCAACTATCTTTATCGGGCAGGTCTTACACCATCTGATACCAATATAAGTAACCAGTGGTATTTAAAAAGAATTGCTGCTTTTGAGGCTTGGGAAATTAATTACAAGGCAGAAGATGTAGTGGTAGCGGTGATTGATTCTGGTGTGCAAATTTCTCATCCAGACATTCGCTCTAATCTTTGGCTTAATCATCGTGAAACAATCTCCGGCACGGATAGTGATAATAACGGCTATGTTGATGATATACACGGTTGGGATTTTGTTAATAACGTTAATGATCCTTCACCTAAGTTTACAGAGGGTTTTACCGAGGCTGGTATTACTCATGGTACGGCGGTAGCTGGTATTATTGGAGCGACAGGGGACAATTCACAGGGAGTGGCTGGTCTTTCTTGGCAAGTACGTTTAATGGCTCTAAAAGCCTTGGACGATCAAGGTAATGGCGACACCTTTACGGTAATTGAAGCTCTTAATTACGCGATTGATCACGGAGCCCATATTATTAATTTAAGTTTTGTTGGAGGAGGTTATAGTCAGCTGATGGTGGATGTTTTAAAGAGAGCTAAAGAAAAAGGCATTATTGTTTTAGCACCAGCCGGTAATGAACTTATTAACGGCCAAGGTGTTAATTTAAATCAAAATCCAAACTACCCGGTGTGTTATAAAGACGAGAATGGTGAGCCTTTGGTTTTTGGAGTGGCCGCTACCAATGGACTTGATATTAAAACTTCTTTTTCTGGTTATGGCAGTGATTGTATTGCTATTTCTGCTCCTGGAGTGAGTTTTTACAGTACGGCGGTTTATGCGCCAGAGCGCTCAGCCGCTGGTTCATTTTTTAATCAGTATTATGATGGTTACTGGTCTGGTACTTCTATGGCCGTACCAGTCGTTAGTGGCAGTTTAGCTTTGGTTATGGGCACCAACCCTTCTTTAAGCGGCACTGAAGCTTTAAAAATTTTAATTGAGACGGCAGATGGTATAGATCATCTTAACCCGGATTATGTTAATCAGCTGGGCTCTGGGAGAATTAATGTTTTTCAGGCTGTCTTAGAAGCTTATTTTAGGCTCCAACAAAGTGAGGCTTTATTAGCGGTTGCTCCGGGAGCTGGTGCTGAGCCTTTTATTACAGTTTTTGACCCTACCGGGCAAGCAAGGTTAAGATTCTTAGCTTTTGCTCGTGAGTTTAAAGATGGAGTGGAAATAGCTGTTGGTGATGTGGATGGAGACGGTGAAGATGATATTATAGTTGCTCCTTCGGGAAATAAAGAAGCTGAGATTAGAATTTTTAGTGCGCAAGGAGATTTTAAAGGTAATTTCTTGGCTTTACCACCGACTTATCGGGGTGGAGTTAGTTTGGCGATTATAGATCGGGGTAGATTTGATGGCAAAAAAGAAATCGTGGTGGCGGCTTCTGGTCCTGGTTTTGCGCCTGAGGTTAGATTTTTTACCCACGACGGGGTAATGACTGATGCTTGGCGAGCCTATGACGATTCTTTTAACTCTGGTATTTCTTTGTCTGTTGGTAATATTATAGGTTTAAGTGGCGAGGAAATTGTTACAGTGCCGGCCGGTGGTAAGGTAGCCGAAGTTAAAGTTTTTTCAGCTAAAGGATTTTTACACAGTCGTTTTGTGGCTGAGAGAAAAGAAGAGGAAACCGGTTGGCGAGTGGCCGCGCTTGATGTTGATGGCTCAGCGCGACGTTTTAACGCTGAAATTATATTAAGTCGCCGAGCGGGTGAGCCGATAGTTACAGTAGCTGATTTTCGCGGTATTGTCCGCCAACAGTGGCGTGCTTACAGAGAACCTTTTTCGGGAGAAGTAATGATTGGGGGAGCGGATCTTAACAATAACGGTTATCTTGACTTAATTGCCTCTCCTCCTTACGGAGGTGATGCTCATATTGCTTTTTTTAATAATCAGGGTAATTTTCAAGGTTCTTTTTACGCTTTTGAGCCGACATTTGCCAAAGGGGCGACTTTTGCGGTATTGTTAAATAAAGAGCTGTGA
- a CDS encoding glycosyltransferase family 2 protein: MKVVCVVPAFNTAGVLPKVIENLRSRFNEIVLVNDGSRDKTGEVAESLDITVLHHLVNRGQGAALKTGTEYALSLGAEIIVHFDADGQFLVEDAVRLVEVIEKGEADMVFGSRFLDKTTKMPFLKRYLIMPLARAVNRLFGIRFTDPQSGFRVFNRSVALQLSWQQDRMAHCSEILATAHTLPIRLKEIPITVIYNEFGQTFGGGLRIIRDLLLARLNR; this comes from the coding sequence ATGAAAGTAGTTTGTGTTGTTCCTGCTTTTAACACGGCTGGGGTTTTACCAAAGGTAATTGAGAATTTACGCAGTCGCTTTAATGAGATTGTGTTGGTTAATGATGGTTCAAGGGATAAAACTGGAGAAGTAGCAGAGAGTTTGGATATTACAGTTCTTCATCATTTGGTTAATCGTGGGCAGGGAGCAGCCTTAAAAACCGGTACAGAATATGCTTTATCTTTGGGAGCGGAGATTATTGTTCATTTTGACGCTGATGGGCAGTTTTTAGTTGAAGATGCGGTTAGGTTGGTTGAGGTTATAGAAAAAGGTGAAGCTGATATGGTTTTTGGTTCGCGTTTTTTGGATAAGACAACCAAGATGCCTTTTTTAAAAAGATATTTAATTATGCCCTTAGCTAGAGCTGTTAACAGATTATTCGGCATTCGTTTCACTGATCCACAAAGCGGTTTTAGGGTTTTTAATAGATCAGTAGCCCTACAACTTAGCTGGCAACAAGATAGAATGGCTCATTGCAGTGAAATTTTAGCTACGGCGCATACCTTACCCATTCGTCTTAAGGAAATACCCATTACCGTTATCTATAACGAATTTGGGCAGACTTTTGGTGGAGGCTTGAGAATTATTCGAGATTTACTTTTAGCTAGACTTAATAGATAA